From Nicotiana tabacum cultivar K326 chromosome 22, ASM71507v2, whole genome shotgun sequence, one genomic window encodes:
- the LOC107792934 gene encoding protein OBERON 4: protein MKRLRSSEDLESCGEKGLLKDWARREEDPSLHRSSSHRSFYYKSESGRKGLSSSSSRYDRFEDDRESLRPIKKRTDYDADSYDRRKNYDRYSHSNDRGVLSSSPRGGYGADRIHRSESFSGPRREFPKGFRSERDRSRREGSVSSWRRFGGGKDGDEGTRSGGDSARGSRTESEDIGKAKSPPGWRDAKSPAWSKDSGSEQSRSVEVKRSDALPMESGGHSSEMEEGELEPDHPSSAAEPAAEDEASDEMNPSQKENERRDDGVNSLYEQKDELSKVSATAEQSEETQSDNVRDIFKDGDGLSDHQGTSMGPSGMGNGSEAVVDHVGEKNDSTRKSSSGEEEKNIDAEKLPPKKREQVEDKSRDVESKVNRNDVRELNREIAGEGGPPGSVSSVAHEDVSQSVQDKGKSVAVSPGNNTVPPADCLRMENESRGIVPCGNSVMEGPSSRGLELFLSGPVKKPEKAEKFSNSMTKDEKFDLEPLELSLSLPNVLLPIGAPKEVQPPGSPSQGRSFQSFASSFRTNSDGFTMSMSFSGSQHFTHNPSCSLTHNLVDNEQSVKSRPLFQGVDWQALASNEQKNNDIPGCQGIILSNGTGLYQQSQGNSSGQAVGKHLRAAEGGSRLPVGLDRQLSTGKASRHPNGTRSPTQSVGSHETGSEYNKDNKQLIRAKDSSFYRFGGSDGKELPLAVGADFVESVITTMVSEPIHVTARRFNEISGQHLLCLKEAVCDIITNPGKPWQLSALQKALQKRSDITLDTLLKSHRSQLELLVALKTGLQEFLRQSYDISSSDLAEIFLNLRCRNLTCRSSLPVDECECKVCLQKSGFCSACMCLVCSKFDMASNTCSWVGCDVCLHWCHADCGLRESYIRNGRSVSGAKGSVEMQFHCVACNHPSEMFGFVKEVFQNFAKEWTAEALSRELEYVKRIFYASEDVRGKRLHDLANYMLSKLAIKADLQEVQSQIMHFLLTEPDSAKSENVPNIQGKELPTKNHEGNNGVARPNQGTMWLKSVSSEKAPQVEKPTAGLPSSFDSLRNDKQVMISSFQPSVEKGPVFDELESIIRIKQAEAKMFQARADEARREADALKRIAVTKSERIEEEYIARITKLRLTEAEEMRKQKVDELQSLERAYQDYFNMKMRMENNIKDLLLKMEATRRNLSL from the exons ATGAAGAGATTGAGGTCTAGTGAAGATCTTGAGTCATGTGGGGAGAAAGGTCTGTTGAAAGATTGGGCAAGAAGGGAGGAGGATCCGAGTTTGCATCGCTCGTCTTCCCACAGGAGCTTTTATTACAAGTCTGAGAGTGGGAGAAAGGGATTGTCTTCGTCATCGTCTAGGTATGATCGGTTTGAGGATGACCGTGAAAGTCTGAGACCGATAAAGAAGCGGACAGATTATGATGCGGACAGCTatgatagaagaaagaattacgATCGATACAGTCATAGTAATGATAGAGGGGTTCTGAGCTCTTCTCCACGGGGTGGATACGGTGCTGATCGGATTCATAGGTCAGAAAGTTTTTCTGGCCCAAGGAGGGAATTCCCTAAGGGGTTTAGATCAGAGAGGGATAGGTCCAGGCGGGAGGGGAGTGTGTCATCATGGCGCAGGTTTGGTGGCGGGAAAGATGGTGATGAAGGTACAAGGAGTGGTGGAGATTCAGCAAGAGGAAGTAGAACAGAATCAGAAGATATAGGGAAGGCAAAGTCACCGCCGGGATGGAGAGATGCAAAATCACCTGCTTGGTCAAAGGACTCTGGTAGCGAGCAATCAAGGAGTGTTGAAGTTAAAAGAAGTGATGCCTTGCCGATGGAGAGTGGTGGACATAGCAGTGAAATGGAAGAAGGGGAACTGGAGCCTGATCATCCATCTTCTGCAGCTGAGCCTGCAGCTGAAGATGAAGCTTCCGATGAGATGAATCCCTCACAGAAGGAGAATGAGAGGCGAGATGATGGGGTTAATTCCTTGTACGAACAGAAAGATGAGCTCAGTAAAGTAAGTGCTACTGCTGAGCAGTCGGAAGAGACACAGTCGGATAATGTCCGAGACATTTTCAAGGATGGTGATGGTTTGTCTGATCATCAAGGCACTTCAATGGGGCCTAGTGGCATGGGAAATGGAAGTGAAGCCGTGGTAGATCATGTTGgtgaaaagaatgactccaccagGAAAAGCAGTAGtggggaagaagaaaagaatataGATGCTGAGAAGCTACCACCTAAGAAAAGGGAACAAGTGGAGGACAAGAGTAGAGATGTTGAATCTAAGGTAAATCGTAATGACGTTCGTGAATTAAATAGGGAGATTGCTGGGGAAGGTGGACCGCCGGGCTCTGTTTCTTCTGTCGCACATGAAGATGTATCACAGAGTGTCCAGGACAAGGGCAAAAGTGTGGCTGTTTCGCCTGGTAATAACACTGTCCCTCCTGCAGATTGTTTGAGGATGGAAAATGAGTCAAGAGGCATTGTACCTTGTGGAAACTCTGTTATGGAAGGACCAAGTAGCAGGGGCCTTGAGTTGTTCTTGTCAGGTCCTGTCAAAAAACCTGAGAAAGCAGAGAAATTTAGTAATTCCATGACCAAAGATGAAAAGTTTGATCTGGAACCACTTGAGCTTTCTCTTAGCTTGCCAAATGTCCTGTTGCCTATTGGTGCACCGAAAGAAGTCCAGCCTCCTGGTTCACCTAGTCAAGGAAGGAGTTTCCAATCCTTTGCCAGCTCATTTCGCACAAATTCTGATGGCTTTACCATGTCTATGTCCTTTTCAGGATCACAACACTTCACTCATAATCCTAGCTGCTCACTGACACATAATTTAGTTGATAATGAGCAATCTGTTAAAAGTCGCCCCCTCTTTCAAGGTGTCGATTGGCAAGCCCTTGCTTCAAATGAGCAGAAGAATAATGACATCCCAGGTTGTCAAGGCATAATATTATCAAATGGAACTGGATTGTATCAGCAGTCTCAAGGAAATTCTAGTGGTCAAGCTGTAGGAAAACATCTCAGAGCTGCAGAGGGAGGCTCTAGATTGCCTGTTGGGCTAGACAGGCAACTAAGTACTGGTAAAGCATCTCGTCATCCAAATGGAACTAGATCTCCTACACAGAGTGTTGGCTCTCATGAAACCGGATCAGAATATAATAAAGATAACAAACAATTAATTAGAGCTAAAGATAGTAGCTTTTATAGATTCGGTGGTTCTGATGGCAAAGAGCTCCCATTGGCTGTTGGAGCGGACTTTGTTGAATCAGTAATCACCACTATGGTTTCTGAACCAATACATGTGACCGCCAGGAGGTTTAATGAGATCTCAGGGCAACATTTGCTTTGTCTGAAGGAGGCTGTCTGCGACATCATTACAAATCCTGGTAAACCCTGGCAGCTTAGTGCTCTGCAAAAGGCACTGCAGAAGAGGTCTGACATCACTTTGGATACACTTCTGAAATCCCACAGGAGTCAACTAGAGCTGTTGGTGGCTCTGAAAACTGGTCTCCAAGAATTTCTTCGACAAAGTTATGATATTTCATCATCTGATTTGGCAGAGATATTTCTGAATTTAAGATGTAGAAATCTGACTTGTCGATCTTCGTTGCCTGTGGATGAATGTGAGTGCAAAGTTTGCTTGCAGAAGAGTGGTTTCTGCAGTGCTTGCATGTGTCTTGTGTGTTCCAAGTTTGACATGGCATCTAATACGTGTAGCTGGGTTGGATGTGATGTATGTCTGCATTGGTGTCATGCTGATTGTGGGCTACGTGAATCTTACATCAGGAATGGACGTAGTGTTTCTGGTGCAAAGGGTAGTGTAGAGATGCAGTTTCATTGTGTTGCCTGTAACCATCCATCTGAAATGTTCGGCTTTGTAAAAGAGGTTTTCCAAAACTTTGCAAAGGAATGGACGGCAGAAGCACTTTCCAGGGAGCTTGAATATGTGAAAAGAATTTTTTATGCCAGCGAGGACGTCAGAGGGAAACGCTTGCATGACCTTGCTAATTATATGCTGTCAAAATTGGCAATTAAGGCTGACCTTCAAGAAGTTCAAAGTCAAATTATGCATTTCTTGCTGACTG AGCCTGATTCAGCCAAATCTGAAAATGTTCCAAATATTCAAGGAAAGGAGTTGCCAACAAAGAACCACGAAGGGAACAATGGTGTTGCTCGTCCCAACCAGGGAACGATGTGGTTGAAATCTGTTAGTTCAGAGAAGGCTCCTCAAGTGGAAAAGCCTACAGCAGGTTTGCCTTCAAGTTTTGATAGCCTCCGGAATGACAAGCAGGTGATGATTTCGAGCTTTCAGCCAAGTGTAGAAAAGGGACCAGTATTTGATGAACTAGAGAGCATTATTAGAATCAAGCAGGCTGAAGCCAAAATGTTCCAAGCACGAGCTGATGAAGCTAGGAGAGAGGCTGATGCTCTGAAGCGCATTGCTGTAACAAAgagtgaaagaattgaagaagaataCATAGCTCGAATCACAAAACTGCGATTGACTGAGGCCGAGGAGATGCGGAAACAAAAGGTGGACGAGCTGCAGTCTTTAGAAAGAGCTTATCAGGACTACTTCAATATGAAAATGAGAATGGAAAATAACATCAaagatttgttgttgaaaatggAAGCTACTAGAAGGAATCTCAGTTTGTGA